One Solanum lycopersicum chromosome 2, SLM_r2.1 genomic region harbors:
- the LOC101264282 gene encoding L-ascorbate peroxidase 3, with the protein MAPQVDEKYREEINKARIELGNLVKSKEFSAPDFLRLAYASQFTIANSHHNDDAANATSTHDATKKKTQSANNNSLNTIDKIKANHPIITYPDLYQLAGIVAVKELGGIDIEFVPGRTESLILPDENCLPDVKQSPEELRNVFRKVKISDPKHIVALYGGLKLATAGAQATNLKLDNSYFVDLLDKKKNLSPAEKALLDDPEFHHCVQCYATHKEDFFEDYEEAHKKLADLGLPYSAFIKSTLEKSASQVKKVLAAQKAVGVGVAVAAAVVILSFFYVINRRTAKHSSYQYQ; encoded by the exons ATGGCGCCACAAGTAGATGAGAAATATCGTGAAGAGATAAACAAAGCACGAATAGAACTTGGAAATCTTGTAAAATCGAAGGAGTTCAGTGCTCCTGATTTCCTTCGTTTAGCGTACGCATCCCAATTCACAATTGCCAATTCTCATCATAACGATGATGCAGCAAATGCTACTTCTACTCATGATGCCACAAAAAAGAAAACTCAATCTGCCAATAATAATTCTCTCAACACAATTG ATAAAATCAAGGCCAATCATCCCATAATAACGTATCCTGACCTCTATCAG CTTGCTGGGATTGTTGCTGTTAAAGAACTTGGTGGTATAGACATCGAGTTTGTCCCTGGTAGAACG GAATCATTAATTTTACCAGATGAAAACTGCCTTCCTGATGTCAAACAAA GTCCAGAAGAACTAAGAAATGTCTTCCGAAAAGTGAAAATCTCTGATCCCAAGCATATAGTAGCATTATATGGAGGTCTCAAACTG GCCACAGCTGGAGCTCAGGCtacaaatttgaaattggaCAACTCATACTTTGT GGACCTCCTCGACAAGAAGAAGAATTTAAGTCCCGCGGAAAAAGCTCTGCTTGATGATCCGGAATTTCACCACTGCGTGCAATGTTATGCAACG CATAAAGAGGATTTCTTTGAGGACTATGAAGAGGCACACAAGAAGCTCGCTGATCTTGGCTTACCATATTCAGCATTTATCAAATCAACATTAGAAAAAAGTGCATCACAAGTGAAGAAGGTGCTGGCGGCACAAAAGGCTGTTGGAGTTGGAGTTGCTGTTGCAGCCGCGGTTGTAATATTGAGTTTCTTCTATGTAATCAACAGGAGGACTGCTAAGCATTCGTCATATCAGTACCAGTAA
- the LOC101265401 gene encoding protein POLLENLESS 3-LIKE 2, with protein MLQDMWNAPPGFRPTKSAPSSPAKPLGVSRTRSESFHVAHKVPIGDSPYVRAKNVQLVEKDPERAIPLFWAAINAGDRVDSALKDMAIVMKQQNRAEEAIEAVKSLRTRCSDQAQEALDNILLDLYKRCGRLDDQIVLLRHKLFLIQQGLAFNGKRTKTARSQGKKFQVSVEQEATRLLGNLGWALMQQNNYIEAEDAYRRALVIAPDNNKMCNLGICLMKQGRVGEAKETLRRVKPAVIDGPRGVDSHLKAYERAQQMLRDLESEMMNKGGDRIEQRKLFDAFLGSSAIWQPQPCKEHTTSTLSKPTKLSQPQDEFANENINSTNIIRNQTAPSLQKSMNPNISYGNLLNIDAPPFYSTKTTNEPANVPIPESLKRTRSGNATQLMRNESLGTIISEPENKMRKQSISPEKTENIWAGLLPDSKDFEDAIIAAALGSNQETFKPEGSKDTGILPRKVEKRLRVFQDITLSMSPRA; from the exons ATGTTGCAAGATATGTGGAATGCACCCCCAGGTTTCAGACCCACCAAGTCGGCTCCATCTTCTCCGGCCAAACCCCTTGGAGTCTCCAGAACTCGTTCCGAATCCTTTCACGTTGCCCACAAAGTCCCCATTGGCGACAGCCCTTATGTTAGAGCCAAAAATGTTCAA ttGGTCGAAAAGGATCCGGAAAGGGCGATTCCATTGTTTTGGGCAGCTATTAACGCAGGAGACAGAGTTGATAGTGCTCTCAAAGATATGGCAATTGTAATGAAGCAACAAAATAGGGCTGAAGAAGCCATTGAAGCTGTTAAGTCTTTGAGAACTAGGTGTTCAGATCAAGCACAGGAAGCTCTTGACAATATCCTTTTGGACCTATATAAG AGATGTGGAAGATTGGATGACCAAATAGTCCTGTTGAGGCACAAATTGTTTTTGATACAACAAGGTTTGGCCTTTAATGGAAAGCGTACGAAGACTGCGAGATCCCAGGGGAAGAAGTTTCAGGTTTCTGTGGAGCAAGAAGCAACTAGATTACTG GGGAATTTAGGGTGGGCGCTGATGCAACAAAATAACTACATTGAAGCTGAGGATGCTTATCGTAGGGCACTAGTGATTGCACCAGACAACAACAAAATGTGCAATTTGGGCATCTGCTTGATGAAACAAGGGAGAGTAGGTGAGGCAAAAGAGACACTTAGGAGAGTTAAACCAGCGGTGATAGATGGCCCCAGAGGTGTAGATTCTCATCTCAAGGCCTACGAAAGAGCACAGCAGATGCTCCGCGACCTCGAGTCTGAAATGATGAATAAAGGTGGTGATAGAATTGAACAAAGGAAACTGTTTGATGCCTTCTTGGGCTCTTCTGCTATCTGGCAGCCTCAGCCTTGCAAGGAACATACTACTAGCACTTTGAGTAAACCTACCAAGTTAAGCCAGCCTCAAGATGAATTTGCTAATGAGAACATCAATTCTACTAACATCATCAGAAACCAGACAGCTCCTTCTCTGCAAAAGAGTATGAACCCAAATATTTCGTATGGGAATCTACTCAATATCGATGCTCCACCATTTTATTCGACCAAGACTACGAATGAACCAGCAAATGTCCCGATTCCAGAGAGTCTTAAGAGAACAAGATCTGGAAACGCAACTCAACTAATGAGAAACGAGTCCCTTGGGACAATCATCAGTGAACCAGAAAATAAGATGAGAAAGCAGTCAATTTCACCAGAGAAAACAGAAAACATATGGGCAGGATTGCTGCcagatagcaaggattttgaagaTGCTATAATTGCAGCCGCTCTGGGATCAAATCAGGAAACATTCAAGCCTGAAGGAAGCAAAGATACTGGAATCCTTCCAAGGAAAGTTGAGAAAAGATTGAGGGTTTTTCAAGACATTACTTTGTCGATGAGTCCACGAGCTTGa